In Aptenodytes patagonicus chromosome 22, bAptPat1.pri.cur, whole genome shotgun sequence, one DNA window encodes the following:
- the LOC143169971 gene encoding tubulin alpha-1C chain-like, whose translation MRECISVHVGQAGVQIGNACWELYCLEHGIQPNGTMPSDKTIGGGDDSFNTFFSETGAGKHVPRAVFVDLEPAVIDEVRNGTYRQLFHPEQLISGKEDAANNYARGHYTVGKEIIDLVLERIRKLSDQCTGLQGFLIFHSFGGGTGSGFTSLLMERLSVDYGKKSKLEFAIYPAPQVSTAVVEPYNSILTTHTTLEHSDCAFMVDNEAIYDICRRNLDIERPTYTNLNRLIGQIVSSITASLRFDGALNVDLTEFQTNLVPYPRIHFPLVTYSPIISAEKAYHEQLSVSEITNACFEPSNQMVKCDPRHGKYMACCMLYRGDVVPKDVNAAIAAIKTKRTIQFVDWCPTGFKVGINYQPPTVVPGGDLAKVQRAVCMLSNTTAIAEAWARLDHKFDLMYAKRAFVHWYVGEGMEEGEFSEAREDLAALEKDYEEVGADSMDGEDEGEEY comes from the exons ATG CGTGAGTGCATCTCAGTCCATGTTGGTCAAGCTGGTGTGCAGATTGGCAATGCATGCTGGGAGCTCTACTGCCTGGAGCATGGCATCCAGCCCAATGGTACCATGCCAAGTGATAAAACCATCGGTGGAGGTGATGATTCCTTTAACACGTTCTTCAGTGAGACCGGTGCAGGAAAACATGTCCCTCGTGCTGTGTTTGTGGACCTGGAACCAGCAGTAATAG ATGAAGTTAGGAATGGGACATACAGGCAACTCTTTCATCCTGAACAACTGATATCTGGTAAAGAAGATGCTGCAAATAACTATGCTCGAGGTCATTACACAGTTGGGAAAGAGATAATTGATCTAGTTCTAGAGCGTATCAGGAAACTG TCTGATCAATGCACTGGCTTGCAGGGTTTCCTGATTTTCCACAGCTTTGGGGGAGGCACTGGCTCAGGTTTTACTTCTCTGCTGATGGAGCGCCTGTCAGTTGACTAtgggaaaaaatcaaaattggaATTTGCCATCTACCCTGCACCACAGGTCTCGACAGCTGTTGTTGAGCCGTACAACTCCATCCTGACTACCCACACCACTCTGGAGCATTCCGACTGTGCCTTTATGGTTGACAATGAGGCCATCTATGACATTTGCCGTAGGAATCTGGACATTGAACGCCCGACCTACACCAATCTCAATCGCCTCATTGGTCAGATAGTCTCTTCCATTACTGCTTCCCTCAGATTTGATGGTGCCTTAAATGTGGATCTTACTGAATTTCAAACTAACTTGGTGCCTTACCCTCGTATCCACTTCCCGTTGGTAACATATTCCCCAATTATTTCGGCAGAGAAAGCCTATCATGAGCAGCTCTCTGTGTCAGAGATAACCAATGCTTGCTTTGAGCCATCCAATCAGATGGTGAAGTGTGACCCTCGCCATGGCAAGTACATGGCCTGTTGTATGCTGTATCGTGGGGATGTTGTCCCCAAGGATGTCAACGCTGCTATTGCTGCTATCAAAACCAAGCGCACAATCCAGTTTGTGGACTGGTGCCCTACTGGTTTTAAG GTTGGCATCAACTACCAGCCACCAACAGTGGTTCCAGGTGGTGACCTAGCCAAAGTCCAACGGGCAGTGTGCATGCTGAGCAACACTACAGCCATTGCTGAGGCATGGGCTCGTCTAGACCACAAGTTTGATCTGATGTATGCCAAACGTGCCTTTGTTCACTGGTATGTTggagaagggatggaggagggggaGTTCTCAGAGGCTCGGGAAGATTTGGCTGCACTTGAGAAAGACTATGAAGAAGTGGGTGCAGATTCGATGGATGGAGAAGATGAAGGTGAAGAATATTAA